One genomic segment of candidate division KSB1 bacterium includes these proteins:
- a CDS encoding S1 family peptidase, which produces MSKSNRFILITLVLVLVATAMIWIGCEMGRRDLVGPREPIGPAISPSPITLGIDQVIAIQNRHTDRLLTIENVVGTGTTRLADGRYAIQIMVKAAGSEEKLPKTLEGVPVVVIETGEIFAEAAPTDRIRPVPCGVSGNNIGMNPPGRNGVVCYAGTIGCVVEKGGESYFLSNNHVFAQTNRGQIGERIVQPAPADHEVVCTQDDNDVVAYLSDFCEIKWNPLRNSNTIDAAIAKIKPGIEFTCAMVNDYFTPSSTPAEAFIGMKIKKCGRTTGLTFGEVTTINATIVVNYTLAGYARFEGQIGYTKLTESGDSGSLIVTEDGNHPVALHFAGSTTAGFGNPIQAVLDYFGVTVCGN; this is translated from the coding sequence ATGAGCAAATCTAATCGTTTCATTCTGATCACATTGGTATTGGTTTTGGTAGCAACGGCAATGATCTGGATCGGCTGCGAGATGGGCCGCAGAGATCTGGTTGGTCCTCGTGAGCCGATCGGACCAGCGATTAGTCCATCGCCGATCACCTTGGGTATTGATCAAGTCATCGCTATTCAAAATCGGCACACCGATCGTTTGTTGACGATCGAAAATGTCGTAGGTACTGGAACGACCCGATTGGCTGACGGCCGCTATGCGATTCAAATCATGGTAAAAGCGGCAGGCTCGGAGGAAAAACTGCCGAAAACGCTTGAGGGCGTTCCCGTGGTCGTGATTGAGACCGGCGAAATTTTTGCTGAAGCAGCACCAACGGATCGGATTCGCCCCGTGCCATGCGGTGTCTCAGGCAATAATATTGGGATGAACCCTCCAGGTAGAAACGGCGTCGTATGCTATGCTGGCACGATCGGCTGCGTCGTTGAAAAGGGCGGTGAAAGCTATTTCTTGAGCAACAACCATGTGTTTGCTCAAACGAACCGTGGTCAGATCGGCGAACGGATCGTCCAGCCAGCGCCTGCGGATCATGAGGTGGTTTGCACGCAAGATGACAATGATGTGGTTGCCTATCTCTCGGATTTTTGTGAGATCAAATGGAATCCGCTGCGAAACAGCAATACCATTGATGCCGCTATCGCCAAGATCAAGCCCGGGATCGAATTTACCTGCGCCATGGTGAATGATTATTTTACACCGAGCTCGACTCCAGCCGAGGCATTTATTGGAATGAAGATCAAAAAATGCGGGCGAACCACGGGATTGACGTTTGGTGAAGTGACCACCATCAATGCCACCATCGTAGTCAATTACACGCTGGCTGGCTATGCGCGCTTTGAAGGTCAAATCGGATATACCAAACTGACCGAAAGCGGAGATTCTGGTTCCCTCATCGTGACAGAGGACGGTAATCATCCGGTGGCGCTTCATTTCGCTGGTTCCACCACGGCTGGTTTCGGTAATCCAATTCAAGCTGTGTTAGACTATTTCGGTGTGACAGTGTGCGGAAATTAA